Genomic window (Arthrobacter sp. StoSoilA2):
CCAACCGTTCCCATCCTCCGGCGGCGGCAGCGAAGACGAATGCCCCGAAGCCCGCAGTCGCCGTCCAGCAATAAACGCCGTTCAGCAGTAACTACGGTTCAGCCGTAAACACGGTTCAGCAGTAAACACTGTTCAGCCGTAAACACGGTTCAGCCGTACGATCTCGCACCCCCCAACCCGCGCGCAGGCCTCGCACCCCGCTCGTTCCCACAACCCAAAGGACCCCCATGCTTGGCACGTTCCTGTCCCCCGCCACTTCCCCGAAGCTTCGCAGGACCCTCACCGTCATCGGTGTGGCTGCGGCCGTCCCCATGGTTCTGGTGGGCTGCACTGACAATGCAAAAACCACGGCGGCCACAGATGGGCCGATCCAGGTCAGCAGCACCGCGAATGAATGCAAGGTCTCCACAGGTACTGCTCCCAGCGGCAACCTGACGTTTGCCGTGAAGAACGAAGGCACCGAGGTCACCGAGTTCTACCTGCTGGCCGAGGACGGTTTGCGGATCATCGGCGAAGTGGAAAACATCGGGCCTGGAATTACCCGGAACCTGGTGGTCACCGCTGCTGCAGGCAAGTACAACACCGCCTGCAAGCCGGGTATGCAGGGCGATGGAATCCGGGCTTCGTTTGAGGTCACAGAGTCCGGAAACAAGCCGAGCGCGGACGCCGATTTCCAAAAACTTCTTGAGACCGGCTCCCAGCAGTATGCCGCCTACGTCAAGGACCAAACGGAGCAACTCGTCACGGGCACCAAGGCCTTTGCAGATGCCTTCGCAGCCGGCGATGCCGCAAACGCCCGTGAACTGTATGCCGCAACCCGCATGCACTGGGAGCGGATCGAGCCCGTTGCAGAATCGTTTGGCGATCTCGATCCCAAGCTTGATGCACGCGAGGCCGATCTCGAGCCCGGCCAGGAATGGACCGGATGGCACCGCGCAGAGAAGGATTTGTTCCCGCCTGCGGACTACACCGCCATGACCCCGGCCGAACGTAGCGCGATATCCACCCAGCTGGTTGCAGATACTGCAGACCTCGCGACGCGTACCCGCACAGTGGAGTTGACGGCTGACAAGCTGGGCAACGGCGCCAAGGAGCTCCTCGATGAGGTTGCCACGGGTAAGGTGACGGGCGAGGAAGAGATCTGGTCGCACACCGACCTCTGGGATTTCCAGGCCAACGTGGACGGCGCCCGCATCGCTTTCGAGAGCCTGAAGCCGGCCCTGGAGCAAAAAGACGCCGAGCTCGCCAAGTCCTTGGACGAGAAGTTCGCAGCCCTCCAGGCCGAGCTCAAGAAGCACGCCAAGGGCGATGGCTTCTCCTACTACAACGAGCTGAGCCAGGATCAGATCCAGCAGCTCGCCGCCTTGGTCGATTCCTTGGGCGAGCCACTGTCCAAGCTCACCTCGGCTGTCGTGCTGTGACCGGCTGCCCCTACGGGCACACCGGCGAAGCCCCGGAGGCTCCAGGTGCCGGACAGCCATTGAATGTGAATCGTAGTGAGGCTGACGCTTCAGCCCGCGCCGGCGAGGCGACCGGCGTCGAACGCTCCACGGCGACGTCCGACGGCGGTGCGTCGGGAACCGCCGGCACCTCCCGGCTGTCCCGCCGTGGCCTTCTTTCCCTTGCCGGAGTGGGCGGCGCTGGCGCAGTCGCTGGCCTCGCCGCAGGTTTCCTGGGCCACGACCTGGTCACGGCCGGTGCTGCATCGGCTGCGGAATCCGACGCAGGGGATGCTGTTGTTCCCTTTTTCGGCGAGCATCAGGCCGGCATCACCACCCCGGCCCAGGACCGCCTTCACATGGCTGCGTTCGATGTCACCACGGAGGACCGGAAAGAACTGATCAAGCTCCTGAAGGATTGGACTGCTGCGGCTGAGGCCATGACGGCGGGCCGCACGACGGGTGCGACCGGCGCCGTCGATGGCCCCTACGAGGCCCCGCCGGAAGACACCGGTGAGGCGCTGGACCTGGCCGCCGCGAAATTGACGTTGACCTTCGGTTTCGGCGCAGGGCTTTTCGAGAAGAACGGCAAGGTGCGCTTCGGTTTGGACGGTCGCCGGCCCGAAGCCTTGATCAACCTCCCGCATTTCCCCGGTGATGACCTTCAACCTGGCCGCACCGGAGGCGACATCGTGGTCCAGGCTTGCGCCGACGACCCCCAGGTAGCCGTTCACGCCATCCGCAACCTTGCGCGCATCGGTTTCGGAAAGGTGCGTGTCCGCTGGTCCCAATTGGGCTTTGGCCGCACGTCCTCCACGTCCCGTGCGCAGGTGACGCCCCGCAACCTCTTTGGGTTCAAGGACGGCACCAACAACCTCAAAGTTGAGGACAAAGCCCTCCTCGATGAGCATGTCTGGGTAGGTTCCCCGGCTTCGCCGAGTGAAGAGTGGATGAGGGGCGGCAGCTACCTTGTGGCGCGCAGGATCCAGATGCACATCGAAATCTGGGACCGGACGTCCCTGGGTGAACAGGAAGGCCTGATAGGGCGGACGAAGGGCGTGGGGGCGCCGTTGTCCGGTGGCGAAGAGTTCACGACGCCCGATTTCAAGCTCGCGGGCCGCAACGGTGACCCGCTCATTCCCTTGGACTCGCACGTCCGCCTGGCCCACCCCGACCAGAACGGGGGTGTGCGGATGCTTCGCCGCGGCTACAACTTCACCGACGGCTCAGACGGACTCGGGCATTTGGACGCGGGGTTGTTCTTCATCGCGTTCGTCAAGGATCCGCGGACCCACTACGTTCCCATGCAGCTGGCTCTGGCCAAGGGCGATACGTTGTCCGTGGAATACCTGAAGCACACGGGCTCCGGCCTTTTTGCCGTGCCTCCGGGGATCCAGCAGGGCGGCTTCATCGGTGAAGGACTTTTCGCTTAGGCTGATTTCTCTATTACGTCGTGAACCCGCTATTCCGGTGTTGGCCGACCACGGAATAGCGGGTTCACGACGTTTCTTCTGTGGCGCCAAACCACGATGGCTCAACGACGGATGAAACAATCCGGGTATGGATTCCACTTTTGAGGACGTGCCGCGACGGCTTAGGCCAACACTTCAAATGCTCTTGAAGAAGTGTCACGATGATGAACGCATACGGTCGGCCTGGCTCGAGGGCTCTTTGGCACAGAGATCAGCAGATGACTGGAGCGACATAGACCTCCATTTAGCAGTAAGGGAGCCGGAGGCCTTCGACGCTATCGAGTGGCTCGATTCGCAGGTGCACTTGGTCCTCGCGGATGCGATCCCCGGGCTGCGAGGTTCCTTTATCTGCCTCACTTCCACTTGGATACAGGTCGACGTGAATGTTCATTCCTCGGAAAGTCCCCTCCCGTCCTGCGGCTCACGCCGCGTACTTCTTGTCCGGGATGCCCCGATTCCGGACATGCCGAGCGCCGTGCCTCCTCGCGGGCAGCCATTTTTTCCCGCCCAAGATGTCCAAATCTTCCTGTACTTCTTGGGTAAGACCATTGCGTCGGTTCATCGCGGTGATCTCATCGCCCTTTCGCAGGCCACGGCGATGATGCGTGATCGTCTTTTGGTCAATTTGCTGCTGGCTGAGAACGGGATTCCAAGCGGGACGATCAACAAGCGGATCGGCGACCAATTGGGTGACGAACAGATGCAGTGTTTGCAGGAAATTCCACCTTTCGGGCTCGGGGAGCCTAGCCTTCGCGAAGCGCAACAGAAACTTGCGGCCGCCTACTTAAGCCGGGCACGTAGGCTCGCTGGGAAATGTGCGGCTGCTTGGCCATTGGAGCTCGAAGAGGCCACGAAAAAGCTATGGCTTCATGAACTGCAAATGGCCTGGTAACACCCGATTCTCCGGTGTTCGGACTTTGTATGAGCCGGCTCAAGGACTGCTCCAGAATTGACGTTTTAGCCCTGGGAAAGCCGCGTCCTTAGGAAAGCGGCCGCCCAGCCATCCGCTCAAGCCTGGTGATGCGCTCCTTCATGGGCGGGTGCGTGGAGAACAAACGCCTCATGCCACCGCCACGGAACGGATTGGCGATCATGAGGTGCGAGGCATTCACGAGCCGCTGATCCTGTGGGAGCGGAAGCTGGGAGACGCCCGATTCGATCTTGCGCAGCGCCGAGGCGAGCGCCAGTGGGTCGCCGGTCAGTTCGGCACCGTCCTCGTCGGCGTCGTACTCCCGGGTGCGGGAGATCGCCATCTGAATGAGTGAGGCCGCGAACGGCGCCAGCAGCGCCATGGCGATCATCGCGAGCGGGTTGGCATTGCGCCGGTCCCCGCCGCCGAAGAACAACAGCATCTGCCCCACGGACGTGATCACGCCCGCCACGGCAGCCGCCACGGACGACGTCAGGATGTCCCGGTTGTACACGTGCATGAGCTCGTGCCCCAGGACACCCCGGAGTTCGCGGGCATCAAGGACATGCAGGATTCCCTCGGTGCAGCAGACAGCGGCGTTCTTGGGACTGCGCCCGGTAGCGAAGGCGTTCGGCGTCATGGTGGGCGAGAGGTAAATCCGCGGCATGGGCTTGTTGGCCCGCACGGAAAGCTCCCGGACGATCTGGTACAGCTGCGGGGCTTGCGCTTCGCTGACCGGATAGGCCGCCATGGAGCGGATGGCGATCTTGTCGCTGTTCCAGTATCCGTAGGCGGTAGCGGCTACCCCGATCAGGGCAAAGATCCAGATAGGGGTGGTGCTGCGCGTACCGGCTCCGATAATGGCACCCAAACCCAACAGCACCGCCCACAGCACACCGAAAAGCGCCGCGGTCTTGAGTCCATTGT
Coding sequences:
- the efeO gene encoding iron uptake system protein EfeO, with the protein product MLGTFLSPATSPKLRRTLTVIGVAAAVPMVLVGCTDNAKTTAATDGPIQVSSTANECKVSTGTAPSGNLTFAVKNEGTEVTEFYLLAEDGLRIIGEVENIGPGITRNLVVTAAAGKYNTACKPGMQGDGIRASFEVTESGNKPSADADFQKLLETGSQQYAAYVKDQTEQLVTGTKAFADAFAAGDAANARELYAATRMHWERIEPVAESFGDLDPKLDAREADLEPGQEWTGWHRAEKDLFPPADYTAMTPAERSAISTQLVADTADLATRTRTVELTADKLGNGAKELLDEVATGKVTGEEEIWSHTDLWDFQANVDGARIAFESLKPALEQKDAELAKSLDEKFAALQAELKKHAKGDGFSYYNELSQDQIQQLAALVDSLGEPLSKLTSAVVL
- the efeB gene encoding iron uptake transporter deferrochelatase/peroxidase subunit, which produces MSRRGLLSLAGVGGAGAVAGLAAGFLGHDLVTAGAASAAESDAGDAVVPFFGEHQAGITTPAQDRLHMAAFDVTTEDRKELIKLLKDWTAAAEAMTAGRTTGATGAVDGPYEAPPEDTGEALDLAAAKLTLTFGFGAGLFEKNGKVRFGLDGRRPEALINLPHFPGDDLQPGRTGGDIVVQACADDPQVAVHAIRNLARIGFGKVRVRWSQLGFGRTSSTSRAQVTPRNLFGFKDGTNNLKVEDKALLDEHVWVGSPASPSEEWMRGGSYLVARRIQMHIEIWDRTSLGEQEGLIGRTKGVGAPLSGGEEFTTPDFKLAGRNGDPLIPLDSHVRLAHPDQNGGVRMLRRGYNFTDGSDGLGHLDAGLFFIAFVKDPRTHYVPMQLALAKGDTLSVEYLKHTGSGLFAVPPGIQQGGFIGEGLFA
- a CDS encoding aminoglycoside 6-adenylyltransferase is translated as MDSTFEDVPRRLRPTLQMLLKKCHDDERIRSAWLEGSLAQRSADDWSDIDLHLAVREPEAFDAIEWLDSQVHLVLADAIPGLRGSFICLTSTWIQVDVNVHSSESPLPSCGSRRVLLVRDAPIPDMPSAVPPRGQPFFPAQDVQIFLYFLGKTIASVHRGDLIALSQATAMMRDRLLVNLLLAENGIPSGTINKRIGDQLGDEQMQCLQEIPPFGLGEPSLREAQQKLAAAYLSRARRLAGKCAAAWPLELEEATKKLWLHELQMAW
- the htpX gene encoding zinc metalloprotease HtpX; translated protein: MHKHNNGLKTAALFGVLWAVLLGLGAIIGAGTRSTTPIWIFALIGVAATAYGYWNSDKIAIRSMAAYPVSEAQAPQLYQIVRELSVRANKPMPRIYLSPTMTPNAFATGRSPKNAAVCCTEGILHVLDARELRGVLGHELMHVYNRDILTSSVAAAVAGVITSVGQMLLFFGGGDRRNANPLAMIAMALLAPFAASLIQMAISRTREYDADEDGAELTGDPLALASALRKIESGVSQLPLPQDQRLVNASHLMIANPFRGGGMRRLFSTHPPMKERITRLERMAGRPLS